The Haladaptatus cibarius D43 genome window below encodes:
- a CDS encoding arsinothricin resistance N-acetyltransferase ArsN1 family B codes for MPTIRRAEVDDAPQITSIYAPIVRDTIISFETTPPNEKEMASRIRNTLPNYPWLVCEHEGDICGYAYATNHRTREAYQWSVDVSVYVHDSYRRSGIGRGLYESLFALLRKQGFYNAYAGIALPNPASVSLHESLGFEQVGTYEAVGYKHGAWHDVGWWHLQLVSTEENAERPEPPSALTEIDTGEEIERGLPSIQLS; via the coding sequence ATGCCGACCATTCGTCGCGCAGAGGTGGACGACGCCCCACAAATCACGTCTATCTACGCACCCATCGTCCGCGATACTATCATCTCGTTCGAAACGACCCCACCGAACGAAAAAGAGATGGCAAGCCGGATCCGGAACACGCTCCCGAACTATCCGTGGTTGGTCTGCGAACACGAAGGCGATATTTGCGGCTATGCTTACGCAACAAATCATCGCACACGCGAGGCCTACCAGTGGTCGGTGGACGTATCCGTGTACGTCCACGACTCCTATCGTCGCTCTGGAATTGGGCGTGGACTGTACGAATCGCTGTTCGCACTCCTCAGAAAACAGGGATTTTACAACGCCTACGCCGGAATCGCGCTTCCGAATCCGGCCAGCGTCAGTCTCCACGAATCGCTCGGGTTCGAGCAAGTCGGCACCTACGAAGCCGTCGGCTACAAACACGGTGCGTGGCACGACGTTGGCTGGTGGCATCTGCAACTCGTTTCGACCGAGGAGAACGCCGAACGACCCGAGCCGCCGTCTGCACTAACGGAAATAGATACTGGCGAGGAAATAGAACGGGGGCTACCTTC
- a CDS encoding SRPBCC family protein, with protein MATYQREVWVDAPFDDVWKFYSTTDGLEALTPEWMNLRVEGIKGPDGDPNPDVLETGTQIRLSLLPFGVGPRQRWISTIVRREEKDGAAMFEDEMRNGPFPEWTHIHQFYAGDGRTLVRDKVKYRFPALGETGSPLAKVGFEPMFRYRHEKTKKLLE; from the coding sequence ATGGCAACGTACCAGCGTGAGGTGTGGGTTGATGCGCCGTTCGACGACGTGTGGAAGTTTTACTCCACCACAGACGGATTGGAGGCACTTACCCCCGAGTGGATGAACCTCCGCGTCGAAGGCATAAAAGGGCCGGACGGTGACCCAAACCCAGACGTGTTGGAGACGGGGACCCAGATTCGGTTGTCGCTCCTACCGTTCGGCGTTGGGCCACGACAGCGATGGATTTCGACGATTGTGCGACGGGAGGAAAAAGACGGGGCCGCCATGTTCGAGGACGAAATGAGAAACGGCCCGTTTCCGGAGTGGACGCACATCCATCAGTTCTATGCGGGAGACGGACGGACGCTCGTACGTGACAAAGTAAAATACCGGTTCCCGGCGCTCGGCGAAACGGGAAGTCCACTCGCCAAAGTCGGCTTCGAACCCATGTTTCGGTACCGCCACGAGAAGACGAAGAAACTGCTGGAGTGA
- a CDS encoding NAD(P)/FAD-dependent oxidoreductase, with protein MPDVAIIGGGPAGLSAALFTAKNGLDTVVFDTDETAMHAAHLWNYLGIKSIDGSEYMGIAREQVDEQGAERKQGEEVTSVEKSDEEFTITAESGESNDSNEYDAKYIVFTTGRARDMAEELGCELNDDGTVKIDMDNATTVENAYAAGWTARADKIQAAISVGGGAAAGLDILSAEKGRAFHDFDTPEDA; from the coding sequence ATGCCAGACGTAGCCATCATCGGCGGCGGTCCCGCCGGACTGAGTGCCGCACTGTTCACTGCGAAAAACGGCCTCGACACGGTCGTCTTCGATACGGACGAAACTGCGATGCACGCCGCCCACCTGTGGAACTATCTGGGCATCAAAAGCATCGACGGCAGTGAATACATGGGAATCGCACGCGAGCAGGTGGACGAACAGGGTGCGGAACGAAAACAAGGTGAGGAAGTAACCAGCGTCGAGAAGTCGGACGAAGAATTCACGATTACGGCGGAGTCCGGCGAATCCAACGACTCCAACGAATACGATGCGAAATACATCGTATTCACGACTGGTCGCGCTCGGGATATGGCGGAAGAACTGGGCTGTGAATTGAACGACGACGGCACGGTGAAAATAGACATGGACAACGCGACGACGGTGGAGAACGCCTACGCCGCCGGGTGGACGGCGCGCGCTGACAAAATCCAAGCGGCAATCTCCGTCGGCGGCGGCGCGGCCGCCGGGCTGGATATTTTGAGCGCGGAAAAGGGACGTGCGTTCCACGACTTCGATACGCCGGAGGACGCGTAG
- a CDS encoding plastocyanin/azurin family copper-binding protein, translating into MTDGEADESVTRRGFLLGSAGVAAVGAAGTAAAQDGTTTTSGGTTTTSNGTTTGTTTNGTTTSGGNGTSGGTTTSGGGGGGTETVVVGPGGELVFEPAELQIQPGTTVEFVWESDTHNVIPTSQPDGAGWEGSGSESETFDTGHTYSHTFDTEGSYEYECVPHATSGMTGTITVGGSEGGGEPAGPAIPESAKTLGVASTGAMAFTLGLAYFFMKFGGDYGEFDD; encoded by the coding sequence ATGACAGATGGGGAAGCGGACGAGTCAGTCACCCGACGCGGATTTCTCCTCGGTTCTGCGGGCGTCGCGGCTGTCGGCGCGGCCGGAACAGCCGCCGCGCAGGATGGTACAACCACCACCAGTGGTGGGACGACGACCACCAGCAACGGTACAACCACCGGAACAACCACCAACGGAACCACGACCAGCGGTGGTAACGGCACCTCCGGCGGAACGACCACCAGCGGCGGTGGTGGCGGCGGAACCGAGACAGTCGTCGTCGGCCCGGGCGGCGAACTCGTGTTCGAACCGGCCGAACTCCAGATTCAACCCGGCACTACCGTCGAGTTCGTGTGGGAATCCGACACGCACAACGTGATTCCGACGAGCCAACCCGACGGGGCTGGCTGGGAAGGAAGCGGAAGCGAGAGCGAAACGTTCGACACGGGTCACACGTACAGCCATACCTTCGACACCGAAGGCTCCTACGAGTACGAGTGTGTTCCGCACGCGACGTCCGGTATGACCGGCACCATCACAGTTGGTGGCAGTGAAGGCGGGGGCGAACCGGCTGGCCCTGCAATTCCCGAGAGCGCGAAAACGCTCGGCGTCGCATCGACCGGCGCGATGGCGTTCACCCTCGGACTAGCCTACTTCTTCATGAAGTTCGGCGGCGACTACGGCGAGTTCGACGACTAG
- a CDS encoding M42 family metallopeptidase produces the protein MAFDFDFELLRELTETSGAPGYEDRIRNVVRRELEEEVDEIRTDAMGNVVGTIEGESNYEVAVPAHMDEIGFMVTHVNEDGFLSIDSLGGWDSRILRAQRVTVHAEDEDLTGVIGSTPPHLLDDDEDEQDVSDVYIDLGLSAEEAESRVSVGDIVTMEQTTTRVGDHVSGKALDDRVCLFAMLEAAKRIENPSVTIHFCATVQEEIGLRGAEALGVDVDPDLAVALDVTVANDIPKVKYEKDYVTRLGEGTAIKLKDGSVVTSPKVHRRMRELAAERDIEHQLEVLPSGGTDTAGFQNTHGAKPVGAISIPTRYLHTVTESAHGDDISATIDLLTAFLETETGEHDYRL, from the coding sequence ATGGCGTTTGATTTCGATTTCGAACTGTTGCGAGAACTGACCGAAACAAGTGGTGCACCGGGGTACGAAGACCGAATCCGGAACGTCGTCCGCCGGGAATTGGAAGAGGAAGTGGACGAAATTCGCACCGACGCGATGGGCAACGTCGTCGGGACAATTGAGGGCGAAAGCAACTACGAAGTCGCCGTTCCGGCCCACATGGACGAAATCGGGTTCATGGTCACGCACGTAAACGAGGACGGCTTTCTCTCGATTGACTCACTGGGTGGGTGGGACTCCCGAATTCTCCGCGCACAGCGCGTTACGGTTCACGCAGAAGACGAAGATTTGACCGGGGTCATCGGTTCGACGCCGCCGCACCTGTTGGACGACGACGAGGACGAACAGGACGTTTCGGACGTCTACATCGACCTCGGGCTTTCCGCCGAGGAAGCCGAATCCCGCGTCTCCGTCGGCGACATCGTCACGATGGAACAGACGACGACGCGGGTCGGCGACCACGTCTCCGGGAAGGCGTTGGACGACCGCGTCTGTCTCTTCGCAATGCTCGAAGCCGCAAAACGAATCGAGAATCCGAGCGTGACGATTCATTTCTGTGCCACAGTGCAGGAGGAAATCGGCCTCAGAGGAGCGGAAGCACTCGGTGTGGACGTTGACCCAGACCTCGCCGTTGCGCTCGACGTGACGGTCGCAAACGACATTCCCAAAGTCAAGTACGAAAAGGACTACGTCACTCGTCTCGGCGAGGGAACCGCCATCAAACTCAAAGACGGAAGCGTCGTCACGTCGCCCAAAGTTCACCGACGAATGCGCGAACTGGCCGCGGAACGCGACATCGAACACCAACTCGAAGTGCTTCCATCCGGCGGCACCGACACCGCCGGATTTCAGAACACCCACGGTGCAAAGCCGGTCGGCGCGATTTCCATTCCAACGCGCTACCTGCACACCGTAACCGAAAGCGCCCACGGCGACGACATTTCAGCAACTATCGACCTGCTCACCGCGTTCCTCGAAACAGAAACCGGCGAGCACGATTATCGACTATAG
- a CDS encoding MTH865 family protein, whose protein sequence is MADEAEFRQQFHDAFEGADYPVSSPMDLVPALPNGPGTRFESGDTSFTAMELATKMNDTQDFPYDDVDALVDDLIEGLKQKDML, encoded by the coding sequence ATGGCTGACGAAGCAGAATTTAGACAGCAGTTTCACGACGCATTCGAAGGTGCAGATTACCCAGTGAGCAGTCCGATGGACCTCGTTCCGGCGCTCCCGAACGGCCCGGGAACGCGCTTCGAATCCGGCGACACGAGTTTCACCGCGATGGAGCTGGCGACGAAAATGAACGATACGCAGGACTTCCCGTACGACGACGTTGACGCCCTCGTCGATGACCTCATCGAAGGGCTGAAACAGAAGGATATGCTGTAA
- the pdhA gene encoding pyruvate dehydrogenase (acetyl-transferring) E1 component subunit alpha — protein sequence MTRVVGLDGTVEEDVNLSASDVENMYRLQVLARTFDQKAVSLHRQGRIGTYAPLQGQEAAQVGAAYALSPDDYCFPTYRDHAIYLTRGHAMRDILLHLSGAGNYVDREDAEGLRTFPPTIPIATQLPHAVGVGMASNYKDDDTAVLASFGDGATSEGDFHEAMNFAGVFETPTVFFCQNNQWAISVPRERQTASATIAQKAQAYGFEGVRVDGNDVFAVYRAVSDALERADGGEPILIEAVTYRQGAHTTTDDPTKYRDEAEVEAWAKKDPLDRTREYLESEHGWTEADEKELRKETKEHVAEAVEAAESHEGYDTDAIFDHVYAGEHPRYDRQRAAVPENPQVER from the coding sequence ATGACGCGCGTGGTTGGACTCGATGGAACTGTCGAAGAGGACGTGAACCTTTCGGCATCCGACGTAGAGAACATGTACCGATTGCAGGTACTCGCACGCACGTTCGACCAGAAAGCCGTCTCACTCCACCGACAGGGGCGCATCGGGACGTATGCGCCACTGCAAGGACAGGAAGCGGCACAGGTCGGTGCGGCCTACGCCCTCTCTCCCGACGATTACTGTTTCCCGACCTATCGTGACCATGCGATATATCTCACCCGCGGGCACGCGATGCGGGACATCCTCCTGCATCTCTCGGGAGCGGGCAACTACGTTGACCGCGAAGATGCCGAGGGACTTCGAACCTTCCCGCCGACGATTCCAATCGCCACGCAACTGCCCCACGCAGTGGGTGTCGGCATGGCCTCGAACTACAAAGACGACGACACCGCCGTGCTGGCGAGTTTCGGCGATGGAGCCACCAGCGAAGGGGATTTCCACGAGGCGATGAACTTCGCTGGCGTCTTCGAGACGCCAACGGTGTTCTTCTGCCAGAACAACCAATGGGCGATTTCGGTGCCAAGAGAGCGCCAGACCGCGAGCGCGACCATCGCGCAGAAGGCACAGGCCTACGGTTTCGAGGGCGTCCGCGTGGACGGCAACGACGTGTTTGCAGTGTACCGCGCGGTGAGCGACGCGCTCGAACGAGCGGACGGCGGCGAACCGATACTCATCGAAGCCGTCACGTATCGGCAGGGTGCTCACACCACGACCGACGACCCGACGAAGTACCGAGACGAAGCAGAAGTCGAGGCGTGGGCGAAGAAAGACCCGCTCGACCGAACCCGGGAGTATCTCGAATCCGAACACGGATGGACGGAGGCGGACGAAAAAGAACTCCGCAAGGAAACGAAAGAACACGTCGCGGAAGCAGTCGAGGCCGCCGAATCCCACGAGGGCTACGACACCGACGCCATCTTCGACCACGTGTATGCTGGCGAGCATCCACGATACGACCGCCAACGCGCCGCGGTTCCGGAAAACCCGCAAGTCGAACGATAA
- a CDS encoding M20/M25/M40 family metallo-hydrolase, which translates to MSQWIGRTFTSDAGWDFLETIVDVGDRMAGSDGERRGAKAARDALESVGARNVRLDEYDIQGWERGTSAIHAGDTTQDSIALPRSPSGNADGEFVNLGYGLPADFEENDIEGKVVMVASNVPGHYDRFIHRREKYYYAVEGGAAAFVFRNHVEGCLPPTGSVGTEADPIGDIPAVGVSKEVGSRLARRWEGDDVTVEVEANIHDATSQNVHAELGPDTDERILVSSHIDGHDIAEGAMDNGAGSAMVVELARALAEREDELETKVHFVAFGSEEVGLVGSGHMAEETDHDSIKAIVNNDGVARGRTLSFYTHGFDELEDAANEIADEFSHPITTIPQQGPHSDHWPFVKWGVPGYHVMSETGSEGRGWGHTFADTLDKVEVRDLREQAILLTELTVHLASDEFEVSHKDPEEIADALEAEDQAAGMKIIGDWPYDE; encoded by the coding sequence ATGTCACAGTGGATTGGCCGAACGTTCACGAGCGATGCAGGATGGGATTTCCTCGAAACGATAGTCGATGTTGGCGACCGAATGGCCGGAAGCGACGGCGAACGACGCGGTGCAAAAGCGGCCCGCGACGCGCTCGAATCGGTCGGCGCGCGAAACGTGCGGCTGGACGAGTACGACATTCAGGGCTGGGAACGCGGAACCAGTGCGATTCACGCCGGGGACACGACGCAGGATTCTATTGCGCTTCCGCGCAGTCCGTCAGGAAACGCCGACGGGGAGTTCGTCAACCTCGGCTACGGGCTGCCCGCCGATTTCGAGGAAAACGATATCGAGGGAAAAGTCGTGATGGTCGCTTCGAACGTTCCGGGTCACTACGACCGTTTCATCCACCGCCGCGAAAAGTACTATTACGCGGTCGAAGGCGGTGCAGCGGCGTTCGTTTTCCGAAACCACGTCGAAGGTTGTCTGCCACCGACCGGAAGCGTCGGCACCGAAGCCGACCCAATCGGTGATATTCCCGCAGTCGGCGTCAGCAAAGAAGTTGGCTCGCGTCTCGCCCGACGATGGGAGGGTGACGACGTGACTGTCGAAGTCGAGGCGAACATCCACGACGCGACCAGCCAGAACGTTCACGCGGAACTCGGGCCGGACACGGACGAACGGATTCTCGTCAGTAGCCACATCGACGGTCACGACATCGCGGAAGGTGCGATGGACAACGGTGCCGGGAGCGCCATGGTCGTCGAATTGGCACGCGCACTCGCAGAGCGCGAGGACGAACTCGAAACCAAAGTTCACTTCGTCGCCTTCGGTTCCGAGGAAGTCGGTCTCGTCGGGTCGGGACACATGGCCGAGGAAACCGACCACGACAGCATCAAAGCCATCGTGAACAACGACGGCGTCGCCCGCGGGCGAACCCTCTCGTTTTACACCCACGGCTTCGACGAACTGGAAGACGCCGCGAACGAAATTGCGGACGAGTTCAGTCACCCAATCACGACGATTCCACAGCAAGGGCCACACAGCGACCACTGGCCGTTCGTCAAGTGGGGCGTTCCGGGCTATCACGTCATGAGCGAAACCGGAAGCGAAGGCAGAGGCTGGGGTCACACCTTCGCCGACACGCTGGACAAGGTAGAAGTCCGCGACCTCCGCGAACAGGCCATCCTGCTCACCGAACTCACGGTGCACCTCGCGAGCGACGAGTTCGAAGTCAGCCACAAAGACCCCGAAGAAATCGCGGACGCACTGGAAGCCGAAGACCAAGCCGCGGGCATGAAAATCATCGGCGACTGGCCCTACGACGAATAA
- a CDS encoding NAD(+)/NADH kinase, translating into MRIGLVPSENADSALVARIEDALSEETTTTDESARTVLGANPTVVIAIGESAVTDLVRADVSVPVLPVDAGTGLESMPAENVESAIETLLSGDWTTTERPLLSASVDGKHVANALFDATLVTSEPARISEYAVKADGESVAQFRADAVVTATPAGSRGYSRNAGGPVVQPGSGVVSVVPVAPFAIHVDNWVLGGPVTLSVERDEDAVVLLADDREVCPVEPHKPVELAFDGVISVPAVSSQRSFFEP; encoded by the coding sequence ATGCGGATAGGCCTCGTACCGAGCGAAAACGCCGACTCGGCACTCGTCGCGCGAATCGAAGACGCGCTGTCAGAAGAAACCACTACGACGGACGAGAGCGCTCGAACCGTCCTTGGTGCAAACCCGACAGTCGTCATCGCTATCGGCGAGTCAGCAGTCACCGACCTCGTTCGTGCTGACGTGTCGGTTCCCGTCCTCCCGGTCGATGCTGGAACAGGTCTGGAAAGCATGCCCGCGGAGAACGTCGAATCGGCCATCGAAACCCTGCTTTCGGGCGACTGGACGACGACGGAGCGACCCCTGCTTTCGGCGTCGGTCGATGGCAAACACGTTGCCAACGCGCTGTTCGACGCGACCCTCGTGACGAGCGAACCCGCGCGAATCTCCGAATATGCGGTGAAAGCGGACGGTGAATCGGTCGCCCAGTTTCGGGCTGACGCAGTCGTCACGGCCACACCTGCCGGAAGCCGAGGCTATTCGCGCAATGCTGGCGGCCCGGTCGTCCAACCCGGTTCCGGGGTCGTTTCCGTCGTCCCGGTCGCGCCGTTCGCCATCCACGTCGATAACTGGGTGCTCGGCGGCCCGGTCACGCTCTCGGTCGAACGCGACGAGGACGCGGTGGTGCTGCTCGCCGACGACCGCGAGGTGTGTCCCGTTGAACCCCACAAACCCGTCGAACTGGCGTTCGACGGGGTGATTTCCGTTCCAGCCGTGTCATCCCAACGGAGTTTCTTCGAGCCGTGA
- a CDS encoding DUF7313 family protein: MQALSLLGPLDVLEPYVEFIVLGLVLVNMGTRMLAFRNYRKQARDDDRETIDRWVPHELSNVLLVLASFYFLTLQHHGGMVLSMLVLGLFITDFFEVEARSVEMRRGVPLDKPKAAVTASFVVFLYAAYQSVFSVIEPLWNAIV, from the coding sequence ATGCAAGCGCTATCGTTGCTCGGGCCACTCGATGTGCTCGAACCTTACGTGGAGTTCATCGTCCTCGGACTTGTGTTGGTCAACATGGGGACTCGGATGCTCGCGTTCCGAAACTACAGGAAGCAAGCGCGAGATGACGACCGTGAGACGATTGACCGCTGGGTTCCACACGAACTCTCGAACGTTCTCCTCGTCCTCGCATCGTTCTACTTCCTGACGCTCCAGCACCACGGCGGGATGGTTCTCTCGATGCTCGTGCTGGGACTGTTCATCACCGACTTCTTCGAAGTCGAAGCGCGCTCCGTCGAAATGCGACGGGGCGTCCCGTTGGACAAACCGAAGGCGGCAGTTACCGCATCGTTCGTCGTCTTCCTCTATGCGGCCTACCAGAGCGTTTTCTCCGTCATCGAACCGCTCTGGAACGCTATCGTCTGA
- a CDS encoding DUF4349 domain-containing protein — protein MIARKQLLAFSLVVLVALAGCAGTGGNDSDASNGTPNAGNGGSANIQSADSATTGGQERNALAVQQRALIRTGNLTVEVENFETANVNVTRLAREQGGFVSDSSERVHRNGNQTWTTGTIVFRVPAENFSAFFEEAKRIGEVEKSDTGAKDVTDQLVDVEARLTNLRSQREQLRGLYENASDTEAVLSVQKRLSDVQGEIERLEAKQQSLEDRVAYSTVTVRMQEPRPDAETKTPEQQSWHETGVVAAFLDSVDGAFVMLRAIVVGTAYLLPYLVVLGAPVAGIFVWRRRNANEQTPANQSEQIETKSAGETVEDNESDESNE, from the coding sequence ATGATAGCACGAAAACAACTGCTCGCCTTTTCGTTGGTCGTCCTCGTCGCTCTCGCCGGGTGTGCCGGAACGGGTGGAAACGATTCCGACGCCTCGAATGGCACACCGAATGCCGGGAACGGCGGAAGTGCGAACATCCAGTCGGCGGATTCGGCGACGACCGGGGGACAAGAGCGAAACGCGCTTGCGGTTCAGCAACGGGCGCTCATCCGAACGGGGAACCTAACGGTCGAAGTCGAGAATTTCGAGACGGCGAACGTAAACGTCACCCGATTGGCCCGCGAACAGGGCGGTTTCGTCAGCGATTCGAGCGAGCGCGTTCATCGCAACGGCAACCAAACGTGGACGACCGGAACAATCGTCTTCCGAGTTCCGGCCGAGAACTTTTCGGCGTTCTTCGAGGAGGCAAAACGGATTGGCGAGGTCGAAAAATCGGACACCGGAGCGAAGGACGTGACCGACCAACTGGTCGATGTCGAAGCGCGACTGACGAACCTTCGGTCGCAGCGCGAGCAACTTCGTGGACTGTACGAAAATGCCAGCGATACGGAGGCCGTGCTATCGGTGCAGAAACGACTCTCGGACGTGCAGGGCGAAATCGAGCGATTAGAAGCGAAACAGCAGTCGCTCGAAGACCGAGTCGCCTACTCTACGGTTACGGTGCGAATGCAGGAACCACGGCCCGACGCGGAGACGAAGACGCCGGAACAGCAATCGTGGCACGAGACGGGTGTGGTGGCCGCATTCCTCGATTCGGTTGACGGGGCATTCGTCATGCTTCGGGCAATCGTCGTCGGTACGGCGTATCTGCTCCCGTATCTCGTCGTCCTCGGCGCGCCGGTCGCTGGCATCTTCGTCTGGCGGCGACGAAACGCGAACGAGCAAACGCCAGCCAATCAGAGTGAACAAATCGAAACGAAAAGCGCGGGAGAAACAGTCGAAGACAACGAGAGCGACGAGAGCAACGAATAG
- the corA gene encoding magnesium/cobalt transporter CorA, whose product MTVSALAFADGTVETFDNIRTARDKPGAVWVRASDATDAELEHVADVFSIHHLSVEDIRSDVRPKTEVFDDYTFVLLKTATLVPEDTTFREEIDIESVGLFIGEDWLVSLSEHDIDAVGRIWQAALDGDQRILRGPDFIVYRICDGLVDDFFDVLDQIEAQIETVEDAVIADTSIATLESINNVRRELLSFRKLVWPTREAVGSLARGDPEGMQPETEKYFRDVYDHLFQLVDLTETYRELASGARDIYLNSLSVSTNEVMKKLTVVATIVLPLTFVVGLYGMNFENSPYNIPEFGWTYGYPAVMVGMLSVTLILLAYFRKMEWL is encoded by the coding sequence GTGACCGTTTCAGCACTCGCGTTTGCAGACGGCACCGTCGAAACGTTCGACAACATTCGAACCGCCCGCGACAAACCGGGCGCGGTGTGGGTGCGAGCGAGCGATGCCACCGACGCCGAACTCGAACACGTCGCAGACGTATTTTCAATCCATCACCTTTCCGTCGAGGATATTCGAAGCGACGTGCGACCGAAAACTGAGGTGTTCGACGATTACACGTTCGTTCTGCTCAAAACCGCGACACTCGTCCCCGAAGACACGACGTTTCGAGAGGAAATCGACATCGAATCAGTCGGCCTGTTTATCGGCGAGGATTGGCTGGTGAGCCTCTCGGAACACGACATCGACGCAGTTGGACGCATCTGGCAGGCCGCGCTCGACGGCGACCAGCGAATCCTTCGCGGCCCGGATTTCATTGTCTATCGAATCTGTGATGGTCTGGTGGACGACTTTTTCGACGTTCTCGACCAAATCGAGGCGCAAATCGAAACCGTGGAGGACGCCGTCATCGCGGACACGAGCATCGCAACCCTGGAGTCGATAAACAACGTTCGGCGGGAACTGCTCTCTTTTCGAAAACTCGTCTGGCCGACCCGCGAAGCAGTCGGTTCTCTCGCCCGGGGCGACCCGGAGGGGATGCAACCGGAGACGGAGAAATACTTCCGCGACGTGTACGACCATCTGTTTCAACTCGTGGATTTGACCGAAACGTATCGGGAGTTGGCCAGCGGCGCGCGTGACATCTATCTCAACTCGCTTTCCGTCTCGACCAACGAGGTGATGAAAAAGCTCACCGTGGTTGCCACCATCGTTCTGCCCCTCACCTTCGTCGTCGGACTGTACGGCATGAACTTTGAGAATAGTCCGTACAACATCCCCGAGTTCGGGTGGACGTATGGCTACCCCGCCGTGATGGTCGGAATGCTGTCGGTAACTCTGATTTTGCTGGCCTACTTTCGGAAGATGGAGTGGTTGTAG
- a CDS encoding DUF6517 family protein — protein MARKLLAGALVAVLVLTSGCLGFILGDTLSYSANKATVGDNALSETSYDKANEEQLNTERSFEVAGESRDVEVTNWITQYEKSVGVSGVGEGTVATFTVLSSPRFELAGESVNPLARYNNRQLVQKFVSGYGNVRNIQETDTRNVTMLGSETEVSTFTGTAQSNGASVEVNIHVTKVEHGDDIVVVMAVHPKQLDESDNVSRLIEGVEHEGE, from the coding sequence ATGGCACGTAAATTACTGGCTGGCGCGCTCGTGGCTGTTCTCGTGTTGACGAGCGGCTGTCTCGGATTCATTCTCGGGGATACGCTCTCATATAGCGCCAACAAGGCAACTGTCGGCGACAACGCGCTTTCGGAGACGAGCTACGACAAGGCAAACGAAGAACAACTGAACACGGAGCGGTCGTTCGAAGTCGCCGGAGAAAGCCGGGACGTGGAGGTGACGAACTGGATTACCCAGTACGAGAAATCCGTCGGGGTCTCGGGCGTCGGGGAGGGGACGGTAGCGACGTTCACCGTGCTTAGCAGCCCACGATTCGAACTTGCGGGCGAATCGGTCAATCCGCTGGCTCGCTACAACAACAGGCAGTTAGTCCAAAAGTTCGTTTCGGGCTACGGCAACGTCAGGAATATTCAGGAAACCGATACGAGAAACGTGACCATGCTCGGTTCCGAAACGGAAGTTTCGACGTTCACCGGGACGGCGCAGTCGAACGGCGCGAGTGTCGAGGTGAACATCCACGTCACCAAAGTCGAACACGGTGACGACATCGTCGTCGTAATGGCCGTCCATCCGAAACAGTTAGACGAATCCGATAACGTCTCCCGACTCATCGAAGGCGTCGAACACGAAGGAGAGTAA